A region of the Oncorhynchus nerka isolate Pitt River linkage group LG26, Oner_Uvic_2.0, whole genome shotgun sequence genome:
GTTTTACTACCCCAGTAATCATCCATGAAGCCTGTTCTAACGTGTCTCCCACACTGATGCTGTGCACTTCAATCGTTTGTTCTACAGCAGCACTCCCTCTTCCCTAACCTCTAACACACACGTCCTGTCTCACCCCGAATGCTCGGTTTACATATTCAGCTCCTTAAACGAACACATCTCATGCAAGTTATGGCTCAGTGAGATTGTATTATAGAGGGGACAATGTGTTTGTTGTTCAGCTCTTCTCCTTGCCGGCACTGCCTGTCTGAGTCACTGAATCACTGTGTGTCTGGGAAATGAGCTCAATGTAAAACACAAGAGACAGAGTGTCATAAAGATTCATACAGTGGCACATTCcacacaaccctggagggcaCTGTGATGGCCACCACTGAGACTCTGCAGTGCCACCTAGGGAGACTGGCAGAGTGCTGCTCTTTGCCCACCAGACACCGTCCCATGAAGGGAGAGGAGTCAAACCCAAAGTGGCACATCATTCAGGGACAAGGGGGAACCGTGTATTTGCAATCACAGTCATAGCGCCTGGCACGCACTCGCAGGCAAGAGAAGGCTTCTGAATAGATTCAAATCAATATGTCTTCTGCTCCATGTATTTTATTCATTATTAATGAAGCCAATGAGGGATTCTCAGGGACGCTATCAGAAATGTTAAATAATATCACATTTTAGCCAACAGGGTTCCTTGTCAGGCTGATGTGTTTGTGTCTGAATGAGGGTCAGCTCTCTAAGGGAAACATGGGAGAGTATTCACTGTGGCCCAGCCCAGGTAAACAGACCAGGGGTGTGTAGTGTTCACTGTGGCCCAGCCCAGGTAAACAGACCAGGGGTGTGTAGTGTTCACTGTGGCCCAGCCCAGGTAAACAGACCAGGGGTGTGTAGTGTTTACTGTGGCCCAGCCCAGGTAAACAGACCAGGGGTGTGTAGTGTTGACTGTGGCCCAGCCCAGGTACCCAGACCAGGGGTGTATAGTGTTCACTGTGGACCAACCCAGGTACCCAGACCAGGGGTGTGTAGTGTTCACTGTGGCCCAGCCCAGGTACCCAGACCAGGGGTGTATAGTGTTCACTGTGGACCAGCCCAGGTACCCAGACCAGGGGTGTGTAGTGTTCACTGTGGCCCAGCCCAGGTACCCAGACCAGGGGTGTATAGTGTTCACTGTGGACCAGCCCAGGTACCCAGACCAGGGGTGTGTAGTGTTCACTGTGGCCCAGCCCAGGTAAACAGACCAGGGGTGTGTAGTGTTGACTGTGGCCTAGCCCAGGTACCCAGACCAGGGGTGTATAGTGTTCACTGTGGACCAGCCCAGGTACCCAGACCAGGGGTGTGTAGTGTTCACTGTGGCCCAGCCCAGGTAAACAGACCAGGGGTGTGTAGTGTTGACTGTGGCCCAGCCCAGGTACCCAGACCAGGGGTGTATAGTGTTCACTGTGGACCAGCCCAGGTACCCAGACCAGGGGTGTGTAGTGTTGACTGTGGCCCAGCCCAGGGGTGTGTAGTGTTGACTGCGGCCCAGCCCAGATACCCAGACCAGGGGTGTGTAGTGTTGACTGTGGCCCAGCCCAGGGGTGTGTAGTGTTGACTGTGGCCCAGCCCAGGGGTGTGTAGTGTTGACTGTGGCCCAGCCCAGGGGTGTGTAGTGTTGACTGCGGCCCAGCCCAGATACCCAGACCAGGGGTGTGTAGTGTTGACTGTGGCCCAGCCCAGGTAACTCAAACAGCCGTAGAGGGACCAGACAGAAAGGCTGAGGTCTGGGGACTCCTCATCTCCTCCAGAGTCCATAGCTAGACCATAACACAACAACATCAGTAGGGAATCCTCTACAGACTGCTGCAATGCAATGACTCCTCATCTCCTCCAGAGTCCATAGCTAGACCATAACACAACAACATCAGTAGGGAATCCTCTACAGACTGCTGCAATGCAATGACTCCTCATCTCCTCCAGAGTCCATAGCTAGACCATAACACAACAACATCAGTAGGGAATCCTCTACAGACTGCTGCAATGCAATGCAAGTTGTTACGAAAGGAAATACATGTTTTAGAGCGACAGAAAATCAATATTACAAGACTGTCTGAAATGCAAGAGAACAAATCTGAGTGAGCCTGTAGAAATCTGTATAAAATGGAGTAAGAATAAGTAAAACTTAATAATCCTGACTAAGCCGGTATAAGGAAGCCCTGACACTCTAAACAGTGGATGGATCAGAGCACAGACAGAGCAGCATGCATTATGAATCACTGTATAACAGTGGGATCACTGGGAGAAACCCTGCTCtatctggcagagagagagagagagcatgcacacaaacacacacacacacgcctcgcTAATAGGGTACTGTCCACACACATTCCGGCAACCATCCATTGCATAATGACACTAACACAAACAGAGGAACGGCGACACAAACAGACTCCTATCCTCTCCACGGTTAGATCAAAAGGACAGAAGAGCACTCCGGGCTCCCACAGCCGACATTGCCTACCTGTTAATAGATCATTACCATCTAATAATTACCCATTACAGcctgctctcacacacactcacacactccacAAAGCCACGGCTGAGCCGAGCATGActgtcttatctctctctctcctttctcctcactCACTGTTAACATCTGACAGTTTTGTGTGTGTGCCAAAACAGATTTTTTAATTAAAACATAAAAAACCTTAATTGCACATCAAGGTTTATTCGCCTGCCCCTCCTCCAACCCCACACCGAAGGCACCGAAGCAATAATTGTTTCTCCACTCAGGCCTGCACTATGGGGCTTAAATCTGTACCTTCATCCCCCCCAGGCCTCTCAAGTAGCTGAAGGTATAGGAGTCGATTTCTATTTCATCTGCTGCTTGGGGAGCAATATAGCTTCTCTGAAAACCAGACGTTAAGGTATATCTGTTCTCAACTTGAATAGACACCAGAATGTAACAGCAGCAACATATATACCTGCATACTCAAACATTCATTTACTACAAGAGTACAACATTGATAGAATGTCACAGTTGATATCTATAGCACCAGGAGCTAAATTAAGTATCGATTACATCTTCCATTCCTTTTCTGTCCTTGTTTCTTACTCCCTTGATAATAACTCCCCTTTCCCCTTTTTtctcctctttccatctctctctctctctcactcaccctctctttttctcattctctctctccctatccctctttaTCTCCAGCTGGCCCTGGGTCAAGAAGATGACTCTCCAAGCCCCAAGAGCTCCTCAGCAGACGGGTCGTCCTCTAAGACGGTGGGTCTTCTGGGGAGTCAGACTCCCCTTTCCCCCCTGAGTCGCTGGATGCTCCAGAGTAAAAGTCGGGCAGCCAATGCCACCTCCCTGGAGCTGCCCTACCGCTCACCCATACCCTTCTCCAAGCAGGAGTTCTGGGAGATGCTGGGTAGTGACCTGATGAAGCCagacacctcctcttcctcccgcgTCAAACGCCGGCCCATTGTCAAGACGGGCAAGTTCAAGAAGATGTTTGGCTGGGGAGACTTTTACTCTAATATCAAGACGGTGCGCCTCAACCTGCTGATTACCGGCAAGATCGTAGACCATGGCAACGGAACGTTCAGCGTCTACTTCCGCCACAACTCCACGGGCCAGGGCAACATCTCAGTCAGCCTGGTGCCGCCGGTCAAGGCGGTGGAGTTTGACCTGGAGCGCCAGAGCGTGGTCTACCCCAAGGACTCTAAGATCTTCAACTGCCGCGTGGACTATGAGAAGGTGGACCGCAGCAAGCGCACGTCGCTGTGCAACTACGACCCGTCCAAGACCTGCTTCCAGGAGCAGACACAGAGCCATGTCTCCTGGATCTGTTCCAAGCCCTTCAAGGTCATCTGTATCTACATCTCCTTCTACAGTACAGACTACCGCCTGGTCCAGAAGGTCTGCCCGGACTACAACTACCACAACGAGATGCCCTACCTGCCCTCGGGCTAGAGGGGGACAcacaggagggggagaggagggacgaAGGGGGGAGTGACTCTGTAGGGTGAGGGGCCACCAGATTGAGCTGGATTCAACTTTTTATGTAATTTGCTGTAGCCAGACTACTGTACCCTGTAAAAACGTATATATGcaaaacatacagtatgcacacaTTGAGGCATTGATATTTAGAGTGCTGTAATGAAGCATTCATCGACAGGAACAGTAGTAACTAGCACGCCCAACATCATCACACACGTTTACCTCAACTCAAACCTCTAATTTTCGCTACCTACTTTGCTAAATACAGAAAAAGCCTACAAACATTTATGAATGTTTTCGTGAACTACTGCACACTGTCATTCAGGCGAGGTAGCACTCTACTTTCAAAAGGGCATCTTCCATTTGTTTCTGTATGGACCCTTGTCCCAATCTTTCCCAATGCTCCCatatcccacccctctctctcctcacccctatgTCATTCCGATAGGCTATCCCACCCAATATATATTCTAAAGGTATGACATTCTATCAAacatcatctctctctttccctgaatTATGTAACCTCTTTGACATAGAGATTGAGAGAgtgtgaaagaaagaaagaaagagaaaaaaggaggagagagagagacacagagacagagacagacagagagagagagaataaaagtgggagagggagagggggagaaatgaGAGATTCAGAGAGCCCTTTTAattaaagtggaggagagagaaggagatgtagAGAATTCAGCTCCTATTGTCCCCTCTGTATGAAAAAGATTACATTTTGTTGCAGTCAGGATTCCTGATTTCAAGCTTTGATAACTTTGGCTGTGTGTGGAGATTTCTCTTTCCTGACAAACACTGTGTGTTCACAAAATTCTGATCATTATCTGGAATAAATTAAAATTAAACTAATTAAGGCTTCACCGAGAGAGGGCGAAATGTATTCCTGGAAATCAAGTTAGGATTATTAGGATGCGAGCAAGGAGCACAGCGAGGGGTATAGTGGATAGTTGTGTTATGGCTCCCTGGCCCAGCAGCTTAGCCCTCAGTTAACTGCTATCTCATTAAGATGAATAGCCACTGGCTGGCTGAACTCATGTCCAattcacaaacaacaacactagacaaaatactgtatatatctaaTTTAGGGACAACTGATTCTGTACTGACAATATGGGCTGTTTGGAAATTGACTCATAGCACATATATAGACTACGTGATGATTTCCTGACTACGTATTTTCCAATGGTAGGTGTCATACTTTGAACACTGAATGCATAAGATATGGTATTACTAATGTATTTGTAAAAAGGAAAAACCTCATTGTAACAGAAGTGATTGAACCCCATGGCCTTTGGCACTGCTGTGCTCTGATTGGTCTGGAGAGAGCTTAGTGGGGTTTCTGTAGCACTGAGGCCAGTGTGTGACTTGGATCAGGAACCACTCACTATAAAGTCCTCCTCCTGTGGGGGGTACGGGAGCATCACGTCAGGTAGAGATGGAGCAATTTGACTGTAGgtagaacagaagagagagacagaataaaaGAGAGAAAGGCTCACTCACAAGGCTATATATAGGAAGTACTGTAAGTGAGATCTGAACATCaaagtgtctgtgtgtttaatttacTGTTAAAGAGGCAGGTAGCTCCTGTCTTTATGAGGCCATAACCACAACATCTCTGTTAGGCTGCTGCCGTTGCTGCTTCTCTCAGACTGCTTCTCTCAGACTGcctctctgctgcctctctctgGCTACCTCTCTCTGACCGCCTGTCTCTGCTGCCTgtctctgctgcctctctctgACCGCCTgtctctgctgcctctctctgACCGCCTCTCTCTGACCGCCTgtctctgctgcctctctctgACCGCCTgtctctgctgcctctctctgGCTGCCTCTCTCTGACCGCCTGTCTCTGCTGCCTgtctctgctgcctctctctgACCGCCTCTCTCTGCTGCCTCGCTCTGACCTCCTGTCTCTGTTGGCTCTCTCTGACCGCCTgtctctgctgcctctctctgctgcctctctctgacctcctgtcTCTGTTGCCTCTCTCTGACCGCCTCTCTCTGCTGCCTCGCTCTGACCTCCTgtctctgctgcctctctctgctgcctctctctgacctcctgtcTCTGTTGCCTCTCTCTGATCGCCTGTCTCTGCTGCTACTTGAACAGCCCTGCAGGGTCCAGCAGGGAACATTAACCACTAACATCACAAAGACTAAATGATCTTTTAAGATATTACTGTTTATTCAGACACATAAACCCCAATCTACACTTCAGGCCCCTGATGCTTACTGTTGATTTGTTTTTCCTCTGAGCAAATGTTTTACTTGAAAAGACAATATGCAGTGGTTTGGCTGCGGTGGTTCTCCCTTGTTGAGATGATGTTTGTAAAATAGATCTGTCTGGTTTAATCACTTGTGTCACAGTCAATCCTCATAGTCACACCTGCTGTGTTTAAATGCACACTAATAATCTGGAATTAGTCAGAATCAGAATTCAATTAGTCTGAATTAAAAAAGTAAACACGCGTATTGGACAAGAAGAGTCCTTTCCTAAACAATTTGTCAGTATTTGGCATGTAAACATTACATTCAGATTACTGTTGTTTGCATGACAGCTTTCTGGTGAATATTTGCAATTGTTAAGAGGCCGTTTTGGACCTCTTAGGAACAAATTAAACATGAAAGGAAGCGATTGAAGACAAAAAATGATGTAATGCTCTGCATTAGTTGTTAGTGCTTGCTACCTTTTGGGAAAATGTGCCTCATGCAACCATCAATGGAATATCATTATACAGCAGTAAGCATGCAAACAGTCTAGACAGTATTCAGAACATATTGGAGTCCAAGTGCACTTTGTTTGTTTattgggatccccattagcttttgcagaagcagcagctactcttcctggggtccacagagTTCATCTGAATACCCAGATACTCCAACAGAATTGTGCATGTAAGCATAGTACCTTCCCTGTCTCACAGTAAACTGTTGCAAGTAGTGCCTGGCAAGACCCTCTCCCTCTCAGAGTTGGCATGCAGGGAAGTATAGCCTCATGTCGCAGTTTGTAATGTTGGGATTTACCAACTAGTGTGTGGAAGTCTGCCATTGGCCTAAACTCATCCCACTCCTCTTCCTACTCCTCTCTGCCCATCTGggctctctttccccatatccacaACAtgccctcctatcctctctgtgtctctcctctcactGTGGCCTGGCCAGCTCCCCTAACCTCTATGCCCCCATGTTCCTGTGTCGGGGCTACCTCCCCTGCCCTGGCGCTAAACTCCACTGTGGGCAGGTcctcatccatctctctttctctccctctatccccgcCCGCCAGAGTTCAGCTCGGAGCTCATCTGGCTAATCTCTCATCTTAACAGTGAGGCCAACTGAACTCTCacagtgagaacacacacacatgccggCGCAAACACACACATCGCAGTGCTACAGGGACATGAACAAAGAAGATTATGTACACAGTACCTCCAGCCCTTGTTGACACACAGGCTGGTATGGGTGCTTCTCCCCCCCACCCATTCAAAGTATTTTACCTCAACCTCCTTCCAATCTGTCAGATTAAAGACAAGAAGACTTCCTGGAAAGCAGGCTTAGGCCTGGAGGTGTGCCAACCTGCCTAACCTACTGACGCCCCactcacctccatccctccaccagcCCTGTAGCAGAGCATCTGGATAAGACATCTGGACACACCTTCCAGAGGAGATATGGAGTAAAACGCCTTGAGGTGGAGCCCCACCCCCTCCGGACAACTACAAAACTAACAGAGATGCTGCTGGACTGTTTTGACTGCTGGGTCACATGTACAGATTCTCTACCTTCCTCAGTCTCTCGCTCCAATCCTCACCCCATCCTCGCAAATTAACAGCAATATATCACTGAGACTCCACCGTGCTCCTCTATGGCTGCTCAAACAGAGGGTGCTGCTGGTTGGAAGAAGAGATAATGTTGCTGTAGGATGGccagtgttgttatggtgacagtCTTATTGTTGTCCAATGGAGTGCCAACAGACTTGTGGACAGTTGGCCTTTCATAGGCCACAGGGCAATGCTTGTCCTCTCAGTACACAATAGAAACAGAACTAACcgtcagatatatatatatctggtgaatattatatatatatatatatataaatatatatatacaaactaCAAGTTCTCCGACCTAAATAAAGTTGTATAATAATGTGGGTCATGCCGTGGAGTTGTCTGTTTTATCTTTTCACATTCTTTTGTTTCAGTGTCATGTTGATGATATAGCGTAAGGATGATATGATGGCATTAATTGTGGTTTCCGACATTCAACAAATCAATAAAGTACACTCAAGAACTTATCACTTCAATTGTAGAGAAACAGGCTCCAGTCTTATATCTTGTTTCGCTTGACAAATTCACTGGGAGCCAGAAAGTGTCAATGTCGATGAAATCTTTATTTTGTCTCATTTGCATATGCTTATATTGTGCGCCAACGGCAAAGAAAAGATGTGACAATGTGTGCTAATGGCCCTTACAGAGAcacgaagagagagaggaagaggaaagagaaataataaactagagaAAAGGTAATGTTTCAACTAGGATGATGCATGCAACTCCTTTAATGAgcctctcctttctttctttctttctttatttgtgacttttctctctccttcatttGGGGAATGTAATTGACATTAAATCCGTTGGGCTTCTTAATTAAATCCCAGACAACTGTTAACGAGGAGATGAGTTCAAACATTCAGCTCACTACATCCCTTTAAACAAGATCGATTACGGCATGGCTGGCGGCGaagcccctctcctccatctcctcatccctctgccAACGCCCCCTTGTTTCCATAAAAGCGCCGCATGCCTCAGGATAACCTTGCTGGAGATGATGAAAGAAAAGGGAAAAAGTCAACAAGATAGAAGAATAGAAATCTCATTTGGAAGCCAGGGTTCTTGTGGATGTGAAATCTATATAACAGCAATGTCGTGGctgacacacagggagagaggaagctggTAGTGGTGAAGGAGAATAGAGTTTACATGGAACAGTCTAAAGGGAGAGAAACAACGGACACCAGTGTTGTCGTACTGGCACAGACTGAGGCGTTTTGGCTCTCTGGGAAGAGAAAACAATTTGTGAGTGCGAGCATCTGGTTGGGGAAGTGGCGTTTCAGCAGGAGTAATAGGGAACAGGACCATAGTCAATTGAGAAAATAACTAGTGATGGCATGAGGTGGGAGGAGGCGTGAAAAGCTAAAAGTGATAAATAGACATTCACACAAGTAACCTTGAGCTATGGAAAAGTGTATCCGAAGAGCAAGACAAGACTTGAAGagcgaatgagagagagaaacagagagaaacagagagagagagagagaaacagagaaagggagagagagaaacagagaaagggagacagagagaaacagagagagagaaacagagagagataaacagagagagagagagagagaaacagagaaagggagacagagaaacagagagagagaaacagagaacgagagagagaaacagagagagagaaagagaaacagagagagagaaagagagaaacagagagaaacagagagagagagagaaacagagaaagggagagagagaaacatgagggaaacagagaaagggagagagagaaacagagagaaacagaaacagggaaaggagagagagagaaacagagagaaacagaaacagggaaagggagagagagagagaaacagagagaaacagagagagagagagagaaacagagagaaacagagagagacagagagaaacagagaaagggagagagcgaatgagagagagaaacagagaaagggagagagaaacagagaaagggagagagagagaaacagagagaaacagagagaaacagagaaagggagagagagaaacagaaacagggaaagggagagagagaaacagagagagacagagagaaacagagagagacagagagaaacagagaaagggagagagcgaatgagagagagaaacagagaaagggagagagagattatttgCAGGGCATGCGTACTATAAGTCGCCCACCTCCTAGTTATACCCAACATGCCCTCTATACGCATAATATTACCAGCTAATCACTGATGGCCCATTATTGTCTGAGTCAACAACAGAATACTGTACCTCACCTGCCTGGGAACATGGCCTCAATTGTAGTACCCCAAATGTAGTATCTAACTTTGTAACATCAACCATCCATAGAGGTATCTGTTACCCAACAATACTAAATCTATCACAGGTTCCCTTATCTACAGGTTCTATATCCCATTCACTTTACTAATACCAATATCAAGACTATCCTTTCTATAATCAGCGGCTGTATCGGTGAGCTGTGACACTATTTGGCCCTAGGATCTATTTCCACACACCAGGCACGGTGACTTGGCTGCTAAGACCACCTAAATGTTCTGTCTGCCCCATGGCACAATGAGTAGAATTACTTGAAATTAGTTTTAAAACTGCAGCATTTTCTCTCCGCCCGTGGAAAAATGCACAGAATTGCAGAAAATCAACTTTAAAATTTCAAAACATTTGTCCCACTAGGTGGGGGGCTCCCAAACCAAAACTCGCTGAGGCCTCCCAAAAAGCTAGGACCGGCCCTGCACATGAATGCTCGAAGTGATTTCATGTTCCAGCATTCTAATGGTCTCTCTGGACTGCCATTCCAATCATGCAGAGCAGTGGGAGTGTGGGGCCTGGGGGTTATTAGCCCAGTGTGTTAGATTAGAGGCCCTCAGAGCTGGTTCATATGTGGGAGGGAAGAACAAACAGAGGCCAAGATAGCCAGCCTGATTGTGTGCCTGAGCCTGCATGATCCCTCAGCTCTGTATCCATGCCCCTGATGGAACACTAACTGGGCCTTATGCACTATTCACCACTTACACAGGCAGTGACAGAGGCTGGGAGTGAGCCCAGGCCAGAaggacactgagggagagagagagggatggaaataCATTATGTTGAAATACATTATGTTGAAAGAGGGGTGGACAATAAGGGCAGGGGGGTTGGtatacactaagtgtacaaaacattaggaacacctgctctttccatgacatcgattgaccaggtgaaagctacgatcccttattgatgtcacttgttaaatccacttcatttagtgtagatgaaggggaggagaccggttaaaggatttttaagccttgagataacTTGAGACATGAATtatgtatatgtgccattcagagggtataTGAGTAtatgcctttgaatggggtaggGTGGTATGTGGTGGTCTGCTTTCGAgactttgtagagtccatgccctgacgaattgaggaaGGTGCTCTAAATATTTTGTATTATATTTAttaactttatttatttattaacttcTATTTAATCAGGGGAGCCCAATTGAGACTAGGGTCTCAATCTCCAATGCTGCCCTG
Encoded here:
- the LOC135564866 gene encoding neurexophilin-1 yields the protein MTLTQTEERRHKQTPILSTLALGQEDDSPSPKSSSADGSSSKTVGLLGSQTPLSPLSRWMLQSKSRAANATSLELPYRSPIPFSKQEFWEMLGSDLMKPDTSSSSRVKRRPIVKTGKFKKMFGWGDFYSNIKTVRLNLLITGKIVDHGNGTFSVYFRHNSTGQGNISVSLVPPVKAVEFDLERQSVVYPKDSKIFNCRVDYEKVDRSKRTSLCNYDPSKTCFQEQTQSHVSWICSKPFKVICIYISFYSTDYRLVQKVCPDYNYHNEMPYLPSG